The sequence ACATTTCATACATCTTCTGTAGTTCAAGAGAATCATCTTCTTCTCTGTGAGTTTAAAAGTAGTTAGCAACTTTCTATAACTATCTTTTAAAGATTCACTTCCTTTAAATTTCTTTACCTCATTTTCAATCCATTTAAAGTCTTCTTGATCAAGGGTCGCCTCAATATCTTCACTATTTTTAACTTCCTTTGGTTTTTTTTCATGTACCACTTTAGAAGAAACCCTAAAACTCAAATACTTAATAGGTGTAAAGCCTAAACTTCTTTTACTAATAATTGCTAAAAGCTCATCTTTCATATTCTCAAGTTCTCTTTTAAAGAGAGATGAACTTACCTCTATTATGAGTGTTTCATTATCATACCTTACTGGCCTTGTGTATTTTGCTAGTTCTTCTCCTACGATTGCTTTCCAATCTACAATAGGGTAAAACCCTCTTACCTTATTTAATATGCCGTATTTTTTTAAGATACCATCGAGCAATTTTTTAGGTGTCTCCATTTAAGAATCCTTTAAAGTCATAAGGTTTGACTTGTAGATCAACTCTTTATTAAGATCCATATTAACAGATGTTAAAATTACCTGCATATGATTAATCATAGAAAGAACTTTGCTTCTTTTTACTTCATCAAGAAAGGAATTAAAATCATCAATTAAAAATATTGGCTTTCTATTTGTATAATTAAAAATTAAAGCGGCTTCAACAATTTTTAAAATGAAGCCAATACTATATGCCTCACCCAATGAAGCAAAATTTCTTAGGTTTATATCAGAATTAAATATTTCTATTTCGTCAAGGTGTATTCCATAAAGGGTGCGTTTTCTATTAATTTCATCAAGAATTGAATCACTATCAAGTATTTTTTTTAACGGACTTGGGTTATAAACGATTTTTAAGTTAGAATTATTACCAAAAAGCTCACTATAAAAATCTTTTGCTAAGTTATTAAATTCTTTTATGATGTTTTCTCTCTTTGAAACAATTTTAATACCAAGATCGTAGATTTCTTGTGAGAGAAAAATTAGAATATCCATCGAGAAATTACCATTTTTTAAGTATTCGTTTCTTTTCTCAAGATAGGAGTAATATTTCAATAAGTCCTTATAATAATCTTTATCAGTAAAAATTAGAACATGATTTATAAAATCCCTTCTATCAGATGGTAAACCTTTAACAAGATTTGAGAGAGAGTAGTCAGTAAATATTACGGGAATCTTACCCACAAGGTCTGCTAAAGTGCTTATTTTTCTTTTGTTAATATTGATTTCTTTTTTTCCTTTATAGTAAAGAATAGAAACTAAATAAGTGCTTTCAGTATCAGTTGTATGATCTACAAAATTTCCTTCAATAAAAAAATATTCTTCATTTACATTTATACAGTTTTCAAGAGATTTTGTAAGGTAACTTTTCCCCGTAGTAAGTAAATATATTGCATCAAGAATAGTTGTTTTACCGCTTCCATTTTTTCCAACTAATACATTAAACTCATTTGAAAAATTAAACTCCTCCTCCTTAAATCTTCTAAAGTTTTTTAACAACAGTTTCTCAATTTTCATTCAATCGGTTTTTGAGGCATTATCACATAGATGTAGCTTGAGTTATTAGGACTTTTTAAAAGCACAGGGTGTAATGGGCCTTGTATCCCAAAAAATACATTTTCATCTTTCACGTGTTCTATGCCTTCTATAATTTTCTCTGCATAGAATTGTAGCGATATTTCTCCATTAGTCTCACAAGGAATAACTTTAGAAGCATAACCAACTTCGGATTGAGGAGATTCAAGAGTAAGAGTATTTGAAGAGAAGGTAAACACTATCCTGTTAGTGCCTCTTTTAGCAAATGGTTCAATTAAACGAAGCGCATCCATCAGTATACTTTTATTTACAGAAGCATAATAAACAGTGTCCTGCGGAATTACATTTTCGTATTGTGGGAATTGACCGTTAATAAGAAGGGATATTAAAGAAATATTATTTATATTAAACTTAACTGCACTTTCTGACGTTGTTATTTCAAACTTATCGGAAGAAGCAGTTGGGATATGTAATAAAATATCAACTGCTTTCCAAGGAATAATAAAATTGGCATCCTTTAGATTGCTTACCTCAAATGTGTTTAATGCAAGAGCAGTGCTATCAGTTGCAACTAAATTTACAACATTTTCTTTTATATCAAAATAGACTCCTCTAAACTCCTTTCTACTTTCTTCCTTTTTAGATGCTGCAAAAACAGTATTTTCAATTAAATCTTTTAGTATATTTGCAGGTATCTCAAATTTAACATCTGATTCAACTTCTGGAATTTGTGCAAATGCTTCTGGATTAAATGTATGAAGTGTAAATTTACCACTATCTTCGACTATTTCGACTGTCTTTTTTGATAAATCAAGTTCGATGTAATCTCCTTTGAATTTTGGAGTTATATCTTTAAGTAAGTCATAGGGTAAAACTGTTTCAGTAACTCCTGAAGGGTCTATAATTTCTGCATCTAAGTCATACTTCATTGCTTGTTCAAGGTTTGTTGTAAAAAGAGAAATATTATTGTTTTTTTGTAATAGAATGTTATCAAGTATCAAATCAATTGGTTTTGATGAAATAACCTTTCCTACGTTTGCAATTGCTTTTGAGAATTCACTTGTTTTTACTTTTATTTTCATTTTTCCACTCCTTTATTATTATTAATTATTTTATAAATTATTTAAAAGATAATAACATTCATAA comes from Caldisericaceae bacterium and encodes:
- a CDS encoding DUF721 domain-containing protein; protein product: METPKKLLDGILKKYGILNKVRGFYPIVDWKAIVGEELAKYTRPVRYDNETLIIEVSSSLFKRELENMKDELLAIISKRSLGFTPIKYLSFRVSSKVVHEKKPKEVKNSEDIEATLDQEDFKWIENEVKKFKGSESLKDSYRKLLTTFKLTEKKMILLNYRRCMKCGALFNGRGKLCPVCEIKDKRQPHT
- the recF gene encoding DNA replication and repair protein RecF (All proteins in this family for which functions are known are DNA-binding proteins that assist the filamentation of RecA onto DNA for the initiation of recombination or recombinational repair.), whose translation is MKIEKLLLKNFRRFKEEEFNFSNEFNVLVGKNGSGKTTILDAIYLLTTGKSYLTKSLENCINVNEEYFFIEGNFVDHTTDTESTYLVSILYYKGKKEININKRKISTLADLVGKIPVIFTDYSLSNLVKGLPSDRRDFINHVLIFTDKDYYKDLLKYYSYLEKRNEYLKNGNFSMDILIFLSQEIYDLGIKIVSKRENIIKEFNNLAKDFYSELFGNNSNLKIVYNPSPLKKILDSDSILDEINRKRTLYGIHLDEIEIFNSDINLRNFASLGEAYSIGFILKIVEAALIFNYTNRKPIFLIDDFNSFLDEVKRSKVLSMINHMQVILTSVNMDLNKELIYKSNLMTLKDS
- the dnaN gene encoding DNA polymerase III subunit beta; the encoded protein is MKIKVKTSEFSKAIANVGKVISSKPIDLILDNILLQKNNNISLFTTNLEQAMKYDLDAEIIDPSGVTETVLPYDLLKDITPKFKGDYIELDLSKKTVEIVEDSGKFTLHTFNPEAFAQIPEVESDVKFEIPANILKDLIENTVFAASKKEESRKEFRGVYFDIKENVVNLVATDSTALALNTFEVSNLKDANFIIPWKAVDILLHIPTASSDKFEITTSESAVKFNINNISLISLLINGQFPQYENVIPQDTVYYASVNKSILMDALRLIEPFAKRGTNRIVFTFSSNTLTLESPQSEVGYASKVIPCETNGEISLQFYAEKIIEGIEHVKDENVFFGIQGPLHPVLLKSPNNSSYIYVIMPQKPIE